The Gemmatimonadaceae bacterium genome contains the following window.
CGATGTGCAGGTGGTGTCGTGTGTGTTGAGGCGTGCCGCGGCTGCGTGGGGCGTCGGGCAGCGGGGCGCGAGACGTCACGCACACACGACGACGTGCGACGTCACATGACGCGTCACGACGACACGCGCCGTCTACGCGGTTTCTGGCGCGAAGAGGTCTGCGCGCTCGAGCCAGTCCCGAATGGTCGCGCAGGCGTCGAGCAACGGGACGCGCGGACCCCAATGCCATGTCCCCAGCGCGGCATGTGCACGCTCGAGGGCGTCGCGGTCGACGGGATCGGGGAGTGTGAACGCGTCATCCTGTGCGTGGTAACTGCGCCGAATCTGATTGTCGGCACGCATCAGCATCGCGAGCTCCTGTACCGTCATGCCGCCGGGCAGATCTGGAAGGCCGTGCAGCTTCGTGATGATATGGTGCGCGTCCTCGAAGTGACGCACATACCGTGATGGATCGATTGCCTTGCGATGCTGATTGCAGATCGCATCCAGCTTGCCGAGCAGCGTCGCAACGGGGTGTGCACAGGACAGCGATGCTGGCCGGTTGTCGATGAAGCCCGCCGCCTGCGCTGGCGAGAGGACGTCATGGCTGAAGGACGTCACGCGGCACGGCACCGCCGCGTAGACTCTGTCCGGCGCGACCTCGAGTTGCACGGAGCGAGCCAACAGACCGCCCGTGTGCGGAATCGTCGACGCGTAGTCCAGGTAATACACCGCGTTGATGTGTCGCGGGGAGTGCCGCAGCACGTCGTGGCGCACCCCGACACTGCCAGGGATGCGCGCGAGTTCCGTCGCCAGCCAGCCAAAATACGCGAGACGGTCCGCGCCATACGCGGTGTCTGAGGGGATCCACGAACCCACGCTGGGGGCGGTGAGCGTCGGCGGCGGCACAAGGTGCACGTCAATGTCTTCAGAGAATCGCTGGATCAGCCCAAAGCACTTCGAGAGTGATGTGCCGCCCTTGAAGCAGACGCCGAACCGTTCGTGCTCGAGCCACCACAGGACGTGCGTGACCCAGTAGTCTTTTTCCGCGAACTCGACGTCGAGCCTCGCCGTGGTGGCCGCCAGGCGTAGCAGCTGCGCGAACTCGACGTCGTCGTGGAGAAAGCCGGGCGGCGTGGATGGCGTCGCCGCCCTGGCGCGTCCCGGCGTCATACGCCCCCGCGCAGCAGGGTCGGCGCCACCGCGCGGATCGTGTCAGTCACGAGTGCCTGTGTCTCCCGCGTGCCGTACTCAGCAGCCATCTGCTGCAGCCGCACCGCATCGAAGCGCCCGTCCATCACCGCCGGGCGGAGTGTCTGCCTCAACGTCTCGACGTCGAGCCCCGCCATCCCGCGATTCTGGATGAGGTCAATGACACACCACTCGGTGTTCATGGAGAGCGGGAACCGCACTCGACGAAACACGAACCGGAAGACGTCGATCGTGGCCTTCCCGGACAGCTTGCCGTTGTAGACCAAAGGGGTCGCGAACACGGCGGTTGCCCCGAGGCCGAGCGCGTTCCACACGCCGGACCCCGTC
Protein-coding sequences here:
- a CDS encoding nucleotidyl transferase AbiEii/AbiGii toxin family protein → MTPGRARAATPSTPPGFLHDDVEFAQLLRLAATTARLDVEFAEKDYWVTHVLWWLEHERFGVCFKGGTSLSKCFGLIQRFSEDIDVHLVPPPTLTAPSVGSWIPSDTAYGADRLAYFGWLATELARIPGSVGVRHDVLRHSPRHINAVYYLDYASTIPHTGGLLARSVQLEVAPDRVYAAVPCRVTSFSHDVLSPAQAAGFIDNRPASLSCAHPVATLLGKLDAICNQHRKAIDPSRYVRHFEDAHHIITKLHGLPDLPGGMTVQELAMLMRADNQIRRSYHAQDDAFTLPDPVDRDALERAHAALGTWHWGPRVPLLDACATIRDWLERADLFAPETA